A stretch of DNA from Scatophagus argus isolate fScaArg1 chromosome 23, fScaArg1.pri, whole genome shotgun sequence:
ACGACGTGTTTGTGCACGTCAGTCGGCTGTTCAAGTTGTGGTTTGGAGAGCAGGAGGACGCAGACAGGCGTCCATCATTTCATATAAAGCACCCGGGTCTCCACCTGAATCTGAATCTGTTggagttgcattgtgggtaatgtaggcgcCAGGTTTTGACGGGGGGGGGGAGATGAAATCAGTTAAagttctgtctgtgttgtctgtggtCTCCTCTCTCTTGTTGTGGTTTCGAGATGTCGCGGTTGACCAAAGTGGTGAGTTTAGAGTGAAATGACTTGACAGTTTAAGCTTTAGGCTGGTGCAGCTGCCTGCTGAAACGCActgagcagaaagaaagaaagatgagaaactGTCTTTTGCTtcgctctttttctctctctgaatgccctccccctcctccccctcctccctcgtTCCCACGGGTGGACGTGGACCACATGACTCTGCGTCCCTCCCTGCTGGCCCCTCTGTAATTCCCCGTCTCtacttttcttccttcttttcctttcctcctcatcatcctccagTGCTGGAGGCCTCGTaaaaaaagctgatttttaaattatggatttttttcgtttttgttttgttttttttaaaaatatattcagtcTCTGACCCCGCAAATCGACACGCTCGGTGGCGATGGATGACGTTTACTTTCATTTTGGAGATGTGCTGGAATCTGACTGGTTTCCATCCCAGATTCAGGCTGTGGACTCCGGGTCTTTTCAGGGTCAAAATGTtcactccttctcctcctcttcctcctcctcttcctcctcctccctcaccatCCATCTTCCCACAGGCAGTGAATCAGAGGgcagcacacacaaacttccTGCCGCCGCTCCAACACGAGAAAGACtttcatttattaataattCGCTTGGTTGTGAAATTCGGTATTCAGAGCTGATGCAACGCCGGTAGGGGATTTGGGGAGTTTTAAAAAACTGAGTGGAGCTGTTCATCAGTACACGAAAATCTCCCCAAAACAAGATGGCTACTAGAGAGACTGTCAGCTGAAGAGATTTCAGGaggaacagatttttttttctttatctccgTGACTTCAAAGATGCGCAAAATAATCAACATCAGCATGACGTCCGGTTTTCTTTGAGGTCAAAGTTGTCCGCATTGATTCGGGAAGTCTTTCAGATCGGCCCCTTAACTTTGCTTCTGGCAAAACCAAACCTGGAAGTCACACGACAGGAAGTCGCACATGTTGTGAAAAGCTTAACGTGATTTAGCCGCCGACTTGAGAGTTTGGTCCAACGTGACGCATCAATctgatgttttcactgtctCATCACATTCTCATCTGGTGGATGGGAGAAGGTTTTTATGATTCACCGGGAATTCTCGGAAAGGAAAACGGATccaccatctgtgtgtgtgtgtgtgtgtgtgtgtgtaacgtgtgtgtgtgtctcgttTAAGTGAGTGTGTTCTCAAGGTCAGGGCGAAGCCATAGTGGATGTTCTACATTTAATGTTTCTGTTGGAGCTCTGagtgttttcactgctttctgtgtgttcctgcagtgtgtgtgtgtgtgtgtgcatatgtgtgtgtgtgtgcagccatttttcttgtgagtatttttttttttgcacacgCTCAGTTTTCTGTATGAGTGAGCGTGATTAGTGAGAAGTTCGGATTAGGTGGAGGTGGAGCTCAGGGCCCCTCAGTGGTTTCTGTGGTCAACATGTGGCCATTAATTACCCCAagagagagaagtgtgtgtgtgtgtgtgtgtgtgtgtgtgtgtgtgtgtgagagagagagagagagagagaagagaaagtgcTGTTGTTCTCCAGAAAACGAAAGCGAGTCATAGATTCAGGTAAAAGAGTTGGACCTGCTAATAGCTTCCTGTCTTGGCAGAGAGCCTAgtcctttccctctctctctctctctctcacacacacacacacacacacacacacacacacacacacacacacacacacgcacacgcacacacacacacgcaatttGTGTATTCACAGAATCAAAAACTTTTCTCTCTTACTTGTAATCCAATTCCTCTCCCTCCAACTACAGCGTTTTCTTTGGGATGGACAGGTTACCGTAGCAACCAAGTAGTGCAGGAAGTACAACCAGTGCctcctgtgcgtgtgtgtgtgtgtgtttgtctcgtAACCCACCGTCTCACGCCGTCCTGCTCGTTCGCCGCGGTTGTGGGCTGATGCACAGCATGTTCAGTGATGGAGGGGGGAGATAAACTCACACAGATTAGGAGTTAAACGAGCGAAAGAGGGcgagaggaggggaaggaaggaATTAAATCAGCGTCAGactggagaggaagagataCAGAGGAGCATatgagtgagaggaagaggaggagaagagatgtggggggggggggggggaggaagcaggaagtgCAGAGATAAGAAGAGAGGAGGTAATCGGACGAAGGGACGGACAACAGACAGCTGTGTTCTCCTCGTGTGAGGAAAAAGGCTCCAGACTCAACACAGAGCAGTTATGGTCTTACTGAAAACCTGCACTGATAggttttaactttaaatttgtGCTCAGAGCAAACGGAGAAATGTTTTTGATCGCTCCAGTTTGGCCTTGATCTTCATCCCTGTGGTCTTATTTCTAGCTTTGCGACTGCCAAACTGTGTTTCCACGGAGGAAGCACTTCAATCCCTTACTTAGAGCAGCCATAATAGTTACTTTCATGATCACAGTAATGCTTGTCTCTCTGCAGAagacgagcagcagcagagaaagactGATGGATCGCCACGGAGATCCCCAAAATCCTCCAATTTCTCCACACTGTGAGAAATAACAAAGACCGCAGGAGTCCAGGAGATTGAGTAACAGCGGTGATATAATGCAGGAAgaggccctgtgtgtgtgtgtgtgtgtgtgtgtgtgtgctgtgtgctcaCAGTCCTGAGTCCAGCAAGTTTCCTCCAAGTGTTTTACATGCATTTAGATTTTCCAGTTTGTCATCTCTCACTCTCAcgtcttttctctttcatgcttctctgctgcacacacacacacacacacaaaccgtCCATCtctttgtccatctgtctctgcaggGCTGACCCGAGGACAGTTTGCATACCATCTTTGAGAGAGCAGATTCCTATCATAGAAGAAGAGGTTCTGAGGGTTTGTGAGGTCGAGttttggtggtgtgtgtgtgtgtgtgtgtgtctgaatgaactcacacaaacacacaaattgaATCTGCTGTCACTGGACGAGACTGTTATGCAGCATTTAAGCCACCCGTCCTTTCACGTGACTTCAGGTTCATGACTTCTGGTTAGTCTGTACACAACCTGCCAACAATCGCATGGCACCAAGTTAGCAagtagctggtgaacacagtggagcttCTAGAAGCTaacgacagagagagagagagagatacactatatgaacaaaagtttccagacacccctcttcatggggctgtgtctcagtgtttgGGCTTggtccctgacttccagtgaagggaaatcttaatgcttcagcacaccaagacattttggacaatgctatgcttccaactttgtggcaacagtttgttgaaggcccttttctactccagcatgactgtgccccagtgcacaaagcaaagctccataaagacatggttggatgagtttggtgtggaagaacttgactggcccacacagagccctgacctcaaccccatccaacacctttgggatgaactggaacggagattgtgagccaggccttttggtccaacatcagtgtctgacctcacaaatgctctgctgcatgaatggacacaaattcccacagaaacactccaacatgttgtggaaagccttcacagaagagtggaagctgttagagctgcaaagctgacaATGAACGAGACGACATTAaattccctgttggtgtgatgatcaggtgtcccaatatcTTTGTCCACATAGTGCATTTACCTCGGGagatggtggagaccaaagcagagctcAGTGGACTTAGTGTCGGATGGACAGATATGAATGATGATGTGACTCGGCAAGTTTTTGGAATACCACAACAACTTTATACAGCCATAGTCCGTTAAACATGTGACCTTTCCCCAAGTTGTTAAAAAGCAATGCTATTTGTAGagtttattaaatattaaggagacagaggaggcagaTTTTAAGCATTAACATTTATAGAATTAAACTCAACACTGCCCTGAAAATGTTGTTGCTGTCGCCGACCTCCAGACGGGCAGCGTCTCGCCATGCTGCAGTGGCATGCAGGTGCGCTCCAGGATGTCACCGATGGGTTTGCTTTGCAGGTGCGACAGGTGCAACGACACACACAGGTAGTCACTGGTTTTCAGCAAAGTTACTCTTCAGTTAAAGAGAAATGAGTCAGGCAACTCTTTTATGAATAAAAGTTTTGCGTGTAGATCAAAAGCAGAGCGTTCGTTATCCAACACAGCGAATAATTTCACGTCTTACCCGTCACCAACCAGAACATAAAGCGAAAGAAGCAGAACACAGAGCGACATGAAGTGAGTGAAGCGGGAGAAGTGGACCAGGTTTTCACCGCCGTCAAATATACTGTTGCCGTCCTTGGTGGGAGTTGGTGAACTGGTGCTTGTTGCAGGTAACTGACAGGTATAACCCAAGTCGCTGTCCACACCTGGTGAGGTGAAGGTAACAAAGCCCGGTTTGCTGCTGCCGGTGATGCTGCTGATCCATCGTTGGTACCGCGACACACGGGCGTAAACTCCAGGAGTCATCGGCTGAGCGCAGGCCAAACCAAAACTCACAACCCCACTCTGGAACCAGACTAAACCTTCACTATCTGTGGTCACCAGTGCCGAACCCGAGTCTCCCTGTGTGAGGAAAGCGGTTGCCGTTATTGAGACAGGATACAATTTGATAACTGACCTCTTTTGAAATTAATATGTGTGGTTACCTGACATGTGTCCTTCCCTCCATCTTGGAGCCCAGCACACATCATGTTCTCTGTGAGTTCAGGGTAGGTGCATTGGCACTCGTTGTCTCCCACCACGGGTAAATTCACCTCCTGAAGGACGTCGGAAATGTCGCCTAATTGGAGAAATTTGCAGGTAAGATTGAAATTGTGatggaaaatgcaaaataaaaacgacaagaaaagaaagatgccTATAATGTCCGAGGTGAGCGTTCGGCCCGTGAGCTTACCGCCAGCAGTTACACCCCAACCGGCGACCCAGCTGCTTGTCCCGGTGTGGAAAGTGCTGTTTTCTGAGGCTAAGCAGACGGGAAATATGCTATCTGAAAACTTCACGGGGGCCGACATCTTCAAAAGGCCTATGTCGTTGTTGTAGCTCAGGGGGTCGTATGATGGATGGACGATGATGTCACGAGCGTAACGTGACACCTCATCGGGGTTTGGTCCAGACTGGCTCAGGCGGCCCAGATAAACTGTCAAGGTGCCTACGGAGCTGTTTGAAGACAAAGACGAAGAACAGTTAATCTGATCCACTGACATTTGGTATCAAGAAGAGTCCTCTGGTGTTTCCCCTGACTGGGATTGGATCTTAATATTCATATTAGTTCAATGGGGCTGTGGACAGGCAGGACTGGCTGTCGCTGCAGGCTGGACCGCCTCCAGATGTGGTCTGATCAATCCGACCACACTCTGATAACACTGTATTCTGTTGGTTTGCCCAGATACAGACTGTGTGTTAATGCCAGGTCTGAACGGGGTCTTTATGTCAGCTGGTGGGATGTACGTACTTTGTGTACTTCTACCTGAGCAATGATGAGAAATCACCTTTTGTGTGCAACTGACCAACAAGAGACTGGAATTTAAAGCCTGTTCTGTGACTTTCATTGTAAAGCTAAATGCACTTTTCTAGTGAGTTTGCCTCTTTCTCATTAAATCAGTCCAAACTGGTCCCCATCAGTACATTTTGTTTGGTTAAGCTGAACTTCCTTTCGTACTCTTGCTCAAacccttttgtgtttgttgtacTATAAATGTCAGTCATATGTTTGAGCTTTAGATACGTAGGTGTTATGTGACAGGTGGAATGTGGACGGTTGA
This window harbors:
- the LOC124054523 gene encoding transmembrane protease serine 9-like, producing the protein MSVDQINCSSSLSSNSSVGTLTVYLGRLSQSGPNPDEVSRYARDIIVHPSYDPLSYNNDIGLLKMSAPVKFSDSIFPVCLASENSTFHTGTSSWVAGWGVTAGGDISDVLQEVNLPVVGDNECQCTYPELTENMMCAGLQDGGKDTCQGDSGSALVTTDSEGLVWFQSGVVSFGLACAQPMTPGVYARVSRYQRWISSITGSSKPGFVTFTSPGVDSDLGYTCQLPATSTSSPTPTKDGNSIFDGGENLVHFSRFTHFMSLCVLLLSLYVLVGDG